Proteins encoded within one genomic window of Ranitomeya variabilis isolate aRanVar5 chromosome 4, aRanVar5.hap1, whole genome shotgun sequence:
- the LOC143768353 gene encoding killer cell lectin-like receptor subfamily B member 1C, with translation MDELCINRTDISGGCLLCPPDWRLHGDLCYYYSDVTNRTWSQSRDDCKLMGADLLVIKNQEQQEIIQRSIIQQVYDIYWIGLHRDGDVWRWVDGEHYSGSLIQIKTPTSGLCVSMTGSDYYQENCDTRSRWICVKKAVRI, from the exons GTTGTCTTCTGTGTCCTCCTGATTGGCGACTACACGGAGATCTCTGTTATTACTACTCAGATGTAACAAACAGAACATGGAGCCAGAGCCGGGATGATTGTAAGCTGATGGGAGCCGATCTACTGGTCATAAAGAACCAGGAACAGCAG GAGATTATACAGAGATCTATCATACAGCAGGTATACGACATATATTGGATAGGACTTCACCGTGATGGAGACGTCTGGAGATGGGTGGATGGAGAACATTATTCCGGCAGCTT GATCCAGATAAAGACACCGACATCAGGACTCTGCGTATCAATGACCGGATCTGATTATTATCAGGAGAACTGTGATACTCGTAGTAGATGGATATGTGTGAAGAAAGCTGTGAGGATCTGA
- the LOC143769572 gene encoding uncharacterized protein LOC143769572, with amino-acid sequence MLLLFLTLGLGAILAPTSSAPVVNKNSGPTILWVNLTAPVNIWRFDFCDVVKCLETERIVGGTIQFYMCVTRQYNDNCHYWTDAAWSTGKDWGYKPSEAMFPKDRTGRSLRERMHLTALLQPLRGCKWGKSCHPLLLNLENAQSADLQTFVLGRNYNYVFSAGPHAYLGHIQLQDISSRPTKAPVTSIPKTGPSERLQSVVNEVIPIPGLRWQEVFSIETQTAPRKNLWLEWVRYNVKVQNISVGCIACAAANTHLYTHALLFPDDNITACVMNLLKGLKPTDCPDYVPLIHEKPKLKVPGEVTVLADNYTCYNSYNTTGTPVGIFETGFCRENSSLATDLLIKHTHYMYDIYWLCGDGKLRPRLPNAWIGQCTLVKLAMQFKILPWDPKIPDEPTRKRRSLDQLHMSYEEDPLVYIDAIGVPRGVPDQFKAQNQIYAGFASIIPQVQINKNVEWINYIYYSEQRFVNFSQDAFQGIVEELGPNTRMTLQNRLALDMILAEKGGVCGMVGEECCTYIPQNTGVNGKTMIALKKITGLAAELKTNAGVDTSFFSSWLGGLKGFFQQACLVLIALLVIGSIILCCVIPLYKKVIVKATPTGTFLNQEVDPPEYNGTDPGEIPKYIPLKRVDKTPHSQMMLRDLV; translated from the coding sequence atgttgctgttgtttttgaccttgggactgggggccatcctcgcccctacctcttcggcccctgttgtaaataagaattctggccccactattctctgggtaaatctgacagccccggtgaatatctggcgatttgatttctgtgatgtagtcaagtgccttgagactgaacggatagtagggggaactatccagttttatatgtgtgttaccagacaatacaatgataattgtcattattggacagatgctgcctggagtacagggaaagattggggatataaacctagcgaagccatgttccctaaggataggacgggtaggagtcttcgtgagagaatgcatctaacagcccttctgcaaccacttaggggctgtaaatggggtaaaagttgtcaccccctcctcctgaatcttgaaaacgcccaatctgctgatctgcagacatttgtATTGGGAagaaattataattatgtatttagtgccggaccccatgcgtatttaggccatatacagctccaggatattagctctagaccaaccaaggcccctgttaccagtatacctaaaacaggcccaagtgagcgtttgcaaagtgtagttaatgaagtgatacccattccaggtctcaggtggcaagaggttttctccatagaaacacaaacagccccaaggaaaaacctatggttagagtgggtaagatacaatgtaaaagtccagaacatctctgtaggatgtattgcttgtgctgctgcgaatacgcacctctacacacatgcattgcttttccctgatgacaacatcactgcctgtgttatgaatctgttgaaaggtttgaagcctactgattgcccagactatgtcccactaattcatgagaaacccaaactaaaggttccaggagaagtaaccgtattagctgacaattacacctgctacaattcctataacactacaggtacaccagtagggatcttcgagacaggtttctgcagggagaacagttctttagctactgacttgctaatcaaacatacacattatatgtacgacatttattggttatgtggggatggtaagctccgtcctaggttgcctaatgcctggataggccaatgcacccttgttaaactagccatgcagttcaagattttaccctgggatccaaagatacctgatgaacctaccagaaagaggagaagtctcgatcagctccacatgagttatgaagaagatccactagtatatattgatgccattggagtgccaaggggggtaccggaccagtttaaagcccagaaccagatttatgccggctttgcttctataatcccacaggtgcagattaataaaaatgttgaatggatcaattacatatattacagtgaacaaaggtttgtcaattttagccaagatgccttccagggtatagttgaagaattgggccctaacactagaatgactcttcaaaaccgactagcccttgatatgattttagctgagaaaggaggagtttgtgggatggtgggagaggagtgttgtacctatatccctcagaacactggagtgaatggaaaaaccatgatagcccttaaaaagataactgggttagcagcagaattgaaaactaatgccggagtagacacatccttcttttccagttggttgggtgggctcaagggattctttcaacaggcctgtctggtactgattgccctccttgtaattggatcgataattctctgttgtgttattcccttgtacaaaaaggtcattgtcaaagcaactccgactggtaccttcctcaatcaagaagtagacccaccagagtacaatggtactgatccaggggaaatccctaagtatattcctctcaagagagtagacaaaaccccccattctcagatgatgctaagagatttagtttag